The Halorubrum sp. BV1 genomic interval AACAAGGTAGCCGTAGGGGAATCTGCGGCTGGATCACCTCCACCGACCCGAGACCTCCCACACGAGAGGCTCACCTTAGACCGTTCACCAGAACGGTCACCACTCATGCATGGCTCGTGTCCACCCACCCACCGACCTGGACACCTTAGAACGACCACGGCTCACACCAACACGCGCCGAAAAGCCTTCCCCACAGGGAAGGCGGGCTCATAGCTCAGCGGTAGAGTGCCTCCCTTGCAAGGAGGATGCCCTGGGTTCGAATCCCAGTGAGTCCATGTCCCCCAACGCGAATCCGTCCCCTTAAGTGGGCGACGCAACTCCGTTGGGATACGACGACCGATGCACCATCCCGGGAAACCGCGGATGGGAAGGGTTCGACGAACACCCCGCCAGGGTGATTCGATGACGACCGTGTATACGTGCGATCCAGACGTCCACTGAACTCATCCGAGTTCGTGGAACGTCAGTGAACCATATACAGTCGGAACTACTCATACGAGTACTTCTGACACCGTCAGTCCTCTTCGGAGAACTGACAACACTACTGGCTACTGTGCCAGCTGGTGAATGGCTCGGCTCGAGAGCCGACGACGGACGTGCCAAGCTGCGAAAAGCTCATGGGACCCGCATGGAGGGAACGAACATGAGATCTCCCAATCGGAATCCGTATTACAATTGCCACGCGCAATAGGGAACCCCCCGAATTGAAACATCTCAGTAGGGGGAGGAACAGAACGCAACCGCGATGTCGCTAGTAACCGCGAGTGAACACGACACAGCCCAAACCGAAGGTCTTCGGACCAATGTGGTGTTCGGGTTGACATGCAAATTCTGACAACTCATTCGAAGTCTCCTGGAATGGAGCGTGACACAGGGTGACAACCCCGTAGAATGAGTCAGTACGAATGGCGTCAATACCAGAGTAGCAGGGGTCGGATATCCTCTGTGAACACCTCAGGCATCCCCTGAGAAGGCTAAACACTCCTCGAGACCGATAGCGAACAAGTAGCGTGAGCGAACGCTGAAAAGCACCCCGAGAAGGGCGGTGCAATAGGGCCTGAAATCAGCTGGCGATCGAGCGACAGGGCGTACAAGGCGTCTCTTGAAACGACCGAGAAGCGATTCTCTAGTAGGAAAAGAGACGAGCCGACGTCGTGTCGTGCGTTTTGAAAAACGACCCAGGGAGTGTACCTACATGGCGAGTCTAACCCGTGAACCGGGGAAGGCGCAGGGAAACCGATACGGCCGCAGCATTGCGAGGGCCACCGTGTTCAAGCGCGGGGAGCCACGTGGGTACGACCCGAAACCAGGCGATCTATACACAGGCAGGGTGAAGCGTGGCGAAAGCCACGTGGAGGCCCGTTAGAGGTGGTATTCTACAATATCCTCTCGTGATCTGTGCATAGGGGTGAAAGGCCCATCGAGCCTGGCAACAGCTGGTTCCAACCGAAACATGTCGAAGCATGACCTCATCCGAGATAGCCCGCGGGGTAGAGCTACCGATTGGATGACCCGCCTCCGAGAGGAGTCGGCCATCCTGTCGAACTCCAAACCCGCAGGCGTTGTAGACGATGGGAGTCCGGTGTGCGGGGTAAGCCTGTGCACCATGAGGGGAACAACCCAGAGCCGGGTTAAGGTCCCAAAGTGTAGATTAAGTGCGATTCGAAGGTGGTCTCAAGCCCTAAACAGCCGGGAGGTGAGCTTAGAAGCAGCTACCCTCTAAGAAAAGCGTAACAGCTTACCGGCCGAGGTTTGAGGCGCCCAAAATGATCGGGGCTCAAATCTACCACCGAGACCTGGCCGTGTCCGTGAAAGGACAACCGCGTAGGTTGGCGTACTGTTCGGACGGAAGCTCGGGCGAGAGCTCGCGTGGACCGTTCAGTAACGACAATCCTGGTCACAGTAGCAGCGATAGTCGGGTGAGAACCTCGACGGCCTGATGTGTAAGGGTTCCTCGGCACTGCCACTCAGCCGAGGGTTAGCCGGTCCTAAGACGTACCGTAACTCGACTACGTCAACGGGAAGCTGGTTAATATTCCAGCGCCATCATGCAGTGAACGCCGACGCCGTATGGACCGCTGAGCCGGGTTTTCGCCCGGTCAAATCATGGAAGCTCGTGGACGCCGTCACGGCACGAAGCGAGCGAAACGTGAGATAGCGCAAGTCAGCCGTACATAGGGCCCGTGAAAAGGCAAGCATGATGTCCGTACCAAGATCCGACACAGGTACACTCCCAGAGCAAGGGAAGGCCTGTCGGGAGAACCGACGTTAGGGAATTCGGCAAGTTAGTCCCGTACCTTCGGAAGAAGGGATGCCTGCTCTCTACGGAGCAGGTCGCAGTGACTCGGGCGCTCCGACTGTCTAATAACAACACAGGTGACCGCAAATCCGCAAGGACTCGTACGGTCACTGAATCCTGCCCAGTGCGGGTATCTGAACACCTCGTACAAGAGGACGAAGGACCCGTCAACGGCGGGGGTAACTATGACCCTCTTAAGGTAGCGTAGTACCTTGCCGCTTCAGTAGCGGCTTGCATGAATGGATAAACGAGAGCCCCACTGTCCCAACGTTGGACCCGGTGAACTGTACGTTCCAGTGCGGAGTCTGGAGACCCCCAAGGGGAAGCGAAGACCCTATAGAGCTTTACTGCAGGCTGTCGCTGAGACGTGGTCGCCGATGTGCAGCATAGGTAGGAGACATTACACAGGTACCCGCGCTAGCGGGCCACCGAGTCAGCATTGAAATACTACCCGTCGGTGACTGCGACTCTCACTCCGGGAGGAGTACACCGGTAGCCGGGCAGTTTGACTGGGGCGGTACGCGCTCGAAAAGATATCGAGCGCGCCCGAAGATCATCTCAGCCGGGTCGGGAATCCGGCGAAGAGCGCAAGAGCACAAGATGGTCTGACAGTGTCATTCCCAACGAGTGACGCTGACGCGAAAGCGTGGTCTAGCGAACCTACGAGGCTCCGGAATGGGGCCCGTAGATGACAGAAAAGCTACCTTAGGGATAACAGAGTCGTCACCCGCAAGAGCACATATCGACCGGGTGGCTTGCTACCTCGATGTCGGTTCCCTCCATCCTGCCCGTGCAGAAGCGGGCAAGGGTGAGGTTGTTCGCCTATTAAAGGAGGTCGTGAGCTGGGTTTAGACCGTCGTGAGACAGGTCGGCTGCTATCTATTGGGGGTGTCAAGGTACTTGACGTGAACGAACGTATAGTACGAGAGGAACTACGTTTGGTCGCCACTGGTGTACCGGTTGTTCGCAAGAGCATTGCCGGGTAGCCACGCGACACGGGGTAAGAGCTGAACGCATCTAAGCTCGAAACCCACATGGAAAAGAAGTACCGTTGAGGTCACTCGTAGAAGACGAGTTCGATAGACTCGGGATGTGCGCGCCGAGGCAACGAGGCGTTAAGTCCACGAGCACTAACAGACCGAAGCCACAATCATACGGCACTGACACCACACTCGCATGAGTTCAGGCGGTAACTGGATCGCACGTACACACGGTCGGCCGATCGCAAGATCGGAACCACCCGACACAGGCGTCTCTCCACACGGAGAGTCTCGGTTCGAGTCCGAGAGTCGGCATGAAGGCGGCCAGAGCGGTGGGGGAACACCCGTACCCATTCCGAACACGGAAGTTAAGCCCACCAGCGTACCGGGAAGTACTGGAGTGAGCGATCCTCTGGGAACCGCGGTTCGCCGCCTACCCACTCATACCGGGAGTATACTCCCACTCACGCCCAGCGACACCGCGTCGCTGGGCTTTTTACAGTTATACAGAGAGCTATCATCCTCTCGCGACCGCTAGGCTTAAACGCTCCACTGCGGTACGTTCGATAGCGCCAAGGTGGCAGAGTCTGGTCAGACGCAGCGGCCTGCAGAGCCGCCCAACGCCGGTTCAAATCCGGCCCTTGGCTTGATTTTCAGACGGATAGTCGCACGACTGTAGGTGTTTCGTGCGGAAAGTGAGCGGTTAGTGTAGATTACAGATCGGCGGCGTCGAGCACTTCGTGGGGGACGTTCGCCTCTCGAAACTTGGTCGTGTGGTGTGAGAGCTGGTCGGGGCCGACGACGAGGAGGAGGTCCACGCCGCGGACGGCGGCCTCCGTCGTGGCCTCGACCGTACCGAACCGGATGTCTGGCTGGATACCAGCACGCGTGACGAGGGTGTACGCTTCGGTTCCGGCAGTTGCGACGAGTTGGTCCCCCGAGTGCCACTCGTCGATGCGGTCTGGATCCACTGGGGTCCTGTCGGTGACTTGCGGCACGCGAACGACGGTGACGTATCCGGTTTCGTAGTCAACGACCCCTTCGAAGTCCGTGACACCGACGGCTTCACCGGGGTCGCCGCTCGTGACGGCGACGGCGTGCGCCGTGCCACCGTTGGGGTCGGCGTGGAGGACTCCGTCGCGCATCACCAGCCCGACTTCCGTTCCCTCGTCGATGGCGTCGATCGCGATCGCGGCGTCGACTTCGACGCTTCCCAACACGTCGGAGGTGACGCGCTCTAAATACGCTTCGAGGTTGTCTGTGCGAGAGATGAGCCAGTCGACTCCTTCTTTCGTCACGTTGTATCGACCCCGACCGCGCTTGTCGACGTAGTCGTGTTCCACGAGGTCTCGGACGTAATCGCTGACCGCTTGTGAGGTCACACCGATCGTGTCTGCGATTTCGTGTTGACTCACTGCGGGTTGGCGTGCGGCGATCTCCACTAGCACCTGATAGCGCGTTGCGTCGCGCTTGCTGTCGAGGACCTCTGGGGGTGCGTCCCTGTCGGGATCTGCCATTATCGACTGTCGTCGCTCTACAAGTAAAATTGTACTGTCCCCACAGTGGGTCAACGGCCGGTCGATTCGCGCCGTACCGCTGTGATCCGGCGTCGCTCCGTCGACGGCGGGTCACTCGGCCGGATCCATCGCACGCACGGTGGGCCGATCGCGCTCGGCTTAGTAACCGTTATACACCGGGTGACCCATGCTGCAACTATGCAACGACGCGCTGTGGCCGTGTATGCCACGCTCTTCATTCTCATCGCGGGGGTGGCCGGCGTCCTCACCGCGACGGCTGAGACTCCGGAAATAGCGCTTGAAAACCCAGACTTCGAGGTATCTGAGGGAGATACGATCGACGTGGACGGCCAGACGTACACGGTCTCCGGTATCTCCGAGACTGAGCAAGGCGGTGCTCACGGCGGATCGGCCACGACGGTCATCTCCGGCACGCTCGAACGCGAGTTCCAGACGCAGATGTCTGAGGCGTGGGACAACGGGTCGACGGTGACGATCGACGACACCGAGTGGCGCGTCGAGATCTCAGGCGAGGATCCGAGCTCGGTCACGCTCGTCGAGGTGCTCGACCGGCAGGCGATCCTCGAGAGCGACGATGCGGCTGACAATGAGACGGTCACTCGCGACGACGGTGAGTACGTCGCGGTTACCGAGGACGGCGAGACGACGCTGGTCCCGGCCGAGGAATACTTCCCGGCACCCGACCAGCGATCGCTTTCGACCGGCGACTCGATCGACTACCAAGACCGGACTGTGACCGTCGACGACGTTACGACCGGTCAGGCGGTCGTCGTCTGGGAGGGGACACAGACCGAGACGATAGATGTCGGACAGGAGTCGATGGTCACTCTCGGCGAGACCGAGTTCGTCGCGCACTACCCGGACGCGTCGACGCTGACGCTTTCGACGGACATCGCCGCCTACGAGGCGCAGGTTGACCAGCAGGAGCAGTATCAGCGGTACAACAACGGCCTCACGCGAGTGATCGTCCTCAGCATCCTCTCGACGCTGCTGCTCGCCGCGACGGCGTTCGTTCCGTCTCGGTACTGAGCGTTCCCCGGAGCGTTCAATTTCACACCGTTCTCCCGTTCTGGGTGCGCGTCTGCGTTCGACGAGATAACACCGGTGTCAGCCGGTCACCCGGCTGTCCCGTCCGTATTTTTACGTATCCGTCTCGTATCCCGAGTATGAGCGACGACCACTCGACGCCGGTCACGCCGGATCTTCCCGACGCACCGTTTCACACGAGGGGCACCGATCACATCACCGTCTGGGGGAGCAATGAGGCCGACACGATCGCGTTCTACCGCGACCTGCTCGGTATGCCGCTCGTGTTGCGGCAGCCGAACCTGGATGATCCCTCGCAGACGCACCTGTTTTTCGACACGGGTGACGGGCGGATACTGACGTTCTTCGTGAGCGACGACCGTCCGTCTGCTCGCGGTCAGCGAGCCGGAACCGGCGCGGTCCATCACCTCTGTTTCAGCGTCGATCCGGACGAGTACGAGGACATCATGGCCGCGCTCTCCGAGGCCGGGAAGGGGTACAACGTCTTTGACCGCGGGATATTCCACTCGATTTACACGCAGGACAACAACGGGCTCGTTATCGAGCTGTCGTCCGACAAGTACGAGATCCCGGACGAGCGGAAGGGTGAGGTCCTCGCGACGGCACAGCGGATCCGCGAGGACGACGGAGCTGATTTCGCACAGGATCGACACATGGAGGCCGCATTGGAGGAACTGGGGCTTCCCGTCAACAAGTACGACCTTCCGGACGCGGACGCGGGCGTTGGGGTCTGAAACGGGAGTCGATCGAGCGCGTCCGAGCCGGGTCCTTTTGCCGTCCGGCGAGTCAACACGGATGTGACGTTCAGTATCTGTGTTCGCGAGCGATACACCGACGACAGCGGAACCGAACAGATCAGGTACGGCGTGGCGGCGACGGCTCGGCTCCCGGGCGTCGGCACGCTCTGTCCGTTCGCCTCGGCTGACGGCGCGGTAGCGACGCAGTCGTTCGCCAACCCGGATCTCGGTCGGAAGGGCGTGGAGTACCTCGCAGACGGACTCGCAGTGGACGACGCGCTTCGGTCGCTTTTGAACGCTGACGACGGGCGGGAGAAGCGTCAGGTCCACGGCGTCGGTGCCGACGACGTCTTCGCGTTCACCGGAGAGGGGTGCCGAGACTGGAGCGGCCACGTCGTCGGGGAGAACTTCACCGTCGCGGGAAATCTATTGACCGGCCGAGACGTCGTCGACGACACCGCGGCTGCCTACGAGTCGAACGCACACGCTGACGCGTCCCTTGCGCGGCGGCTGATCGACGCGCTCGCAGCCGGTCACGATGCGGGCGGGGACCGGAGAGCGGATCTCACGGTTCAGTCCGCGGCGCTTTTGGTCACGACCACCGAGGCGTCCGACCTCTCGCCGTACTACAACGACCTGCGCGTCGACGCCACGGAGACGCCGATCTCGACCCTTCGCGAGACCTACGAGGCGGCGACGCGCGGCTACGAGGCGGTGACAGAGAAGTACGCGGTCGCGTCGGGAGGTTCCGAGTAAGTGTCTTGTGGGACTGCGTCTGATTAGTCCGCCGGAAGTGTCACCTTCGCGAGCACCGGGAGGTGGTCTGACGGATATCGGCCTCTATCGTCACGATCGGTTAACGTCGCGAACGCCTCGACGTCGACGGTGGGTGACACGAGCACATGGTCGATCCGCCGGCCGTGGATCAGCCGAGCGAAGTCCGTCAGGCTGGTCGCCGGGCCGTGCCGGAGGTCGGCAGCCGCGGCAGCGTCACGGAAGCGGTTCACACCGTCTCGACCCCCGGTGTCGTCCGTATCGGCTTCGCCGTCACCGTCCCTTGCCGTGAGTATCTGGTGTGGGACTGACTCCGGCGTGCAGTTGAGATCGCCGACGAGCACGAGCGGAAGCGGATGGTCCGCCTCGCCACTGGGCACCGCCTCGGTCGCGTCTCCGGCGGTCTCCGGGAGTCGCCGCCGGAGCAACCGCGCGGATTCTCGGCGAGCCCGGCCGCTCACGTGATCGAAGTGCGTGTTGGCGACGAGGAACGAGCGGCGTCTCCCGCCGTCACCCGTCCCTCGGTCGTCGTCTCGTCGTGGTTCGTCGGGGCGGTCGCTGGCGGGTCGCACGCGCGCCCACGTCGCGATCCGCGGGTGGGTCGCATCCCAGTCTGCCGACGGGGAGTCGGGCGTCTCAGAGAGCCAAAACGTCCCGTGGTCCGCGATCCGTAGACGGTCCGTGCGAACGCCGATCGGGCACCCCTCACCGTCGCCGTCACTGTCGCGTCCGCGGCCGACAAAGGCGTATTCCGGAAGTCGCTCCCGGAGGTCGCGCCGCTGCTCGGCGATCGGCTCTTGAAACGCGACGACGTCCGGGCGATGAAAGCGAACGAGCCGCGCGACCGCGTCGCGCCGCTCGTGCCACGCGTCGTGGTGATCGTTACGGTTCGCGTAACGGACGTTGTAGCTCACGATCCGAATCTCGGTCATTGTCAGTGCGGTCGGGTGGCGGCCGATTAAAACGTCCGGCGCGTCGATAGCCAGCGTGCGTCCGCGGATCCGGGCGTACCTCTCGGTGATTACGCAGAGAACTCGTACAGCTCGTCGCCGACGTGGTGGATCGAGGAGACGACCTTGCCGCTCTCGCCGGCCATCTCGTCGCCGTCGACCAGCGCGCGACCGACCGCGAGCACCTTCTCGTGGGTTTCTTCTGCGATCACGACCAGATCCCCCTCGCGAATCGCGGGGTCCGCTTCGACGATCCCCGGTCGCATCACGTCGGCACCGTCGGAGACGAACGAGATCGCACCGGCGTCGACCGTGACGACGCCCGTCTCCGGCTCGTAGTCGTTCGCGCCCCGAACGGTGAGGAAGGGCTCGTCGTCGTCCACGTAGAAGACGGCCGGGTCCCCGTCGACCAGCACGAGTTCGTAGTCCGCGTCGACGAACTCGACGAGTTCGAAGGCGTCTCCGTCGATATCGACCCCGAGGTGGTCTGCGACCGCCTCGCGGATCGCGTCGATGTCGTCGCTCCGGAGGTGATGCCGCGATTTCACTTGCATGGACGCTCTGTCGACCGCTCGGCCGATAAATGGTCCGTTCCGTGCCGACTCTCTCCTCGTTGGACCGATCAAAACGGCCTTAAGCAACCTGTTCGTATCGGCTCGTATGCTCAACCCACTGGCGATCACGTCGCTCGCGAACCCGCTCGCGATCGTTATCGCAGGGATCGCGACGCTGACTGTGGTCCTCGTCAGCTCGCTGAAGGGGACGGGGTGGGAACCGACGACGGACATCTCGGATACGGTTCTCGAACGGCGCGCATCCGCCGTTCCAGAGACCGATTTCCCCGAGCCGGGCAACCGAGCGATCGGCGGCGGTGGCGGCGGCGGTGCGATTCCCGCCGGCGCAGAGGGTGAAGAGGGCGAACTCGAAGACGGGAGCACGGCGAGTTCCGGTCCCGGTGACATCCCCGAAGACGAAGTCGAGTACTTCGACGTCGAGTTCGTCAAACAGGGCGAGACGGTCGAACTCTCGAACGACCAGCCGATCCTCGAACAGGGCGAAGACCAGGGCTGGGACCTGCCGTACGCCTGCCGGCAGGGACAGTGCGTTTCCTGTGCCGGCCGTATCGCGGACGGTCCGTCCGAGGACTTCGTCGAACACGACAACCAGCAGATGCTCGAAGACCCCGAGCTCGACGACGGATACACGCTGACGTGCGTCGCGTACCCCCGCGACTCCTTCAGCATCGAGACCGGCGAGGCACCCTAACTACTCGCCGGATCCCGGTACCTCTGGATTGCCCGGTCGCGCGTTGCCTGTGTGGTTCGTCCTCTCGAAGCGGCGTCTGTCGTCCGGCGCGACACCCTTTTTTCGGCTCGCGTGAAGAACACGTATGTCTCTCATCACCCTTCTCGGGGGAGGGGTTGTCGCCGCGGTCGTCGCGCTCGCATCTGTTCTCGTCTACCGGGACGCGACGCGAATCGGCGTCGAAGTCGGCTCGCCGTTTTTGTGGGCCGCGCTCGTCCTCCTCTCGTCCGGTGTGAGTGTTGTCACCGCGGTTCTCGTTCCCGACGCCCCCCTCCCGGGGGTGCTCGTGTTGGCCGTCATGGGGCCGCTCTTGTACCTGCTCGAACGCGACGACTCGACGCACGCCGACGGACCGCCGGACCCGACACACCTCCCCAGCGGATCGGACGCCGCCGACGACCGTGACGAGTGACCGCCCTGCCGGCCGACGTCGGCGTAACCCGCTGAATCGACGATGACACAGTTCGTTTCGCCCGCTCGATGTGCTCGCAAACCGCAAGCTTCCATACGGTCGGACTCTAACGCGGGACAATGAGCGACGAGAGCCTCGCCGAGCGAGTTGAGCAGTGGATGGTCGGTCAGATGCCGATCATCCAGATGCATGGCGGCACGAGCGTCGTCCGCGAGGCCGACCCCGACACCGGCGAGGTCGTCGTCGAACTCGGCGGTACCTGCTCCGGCTGCGGCATCTCGAACATCACCGCCGACAACATCCGCCGCGACCTGATCATGGATTTCGAGGAGGTTACGAACGTGACCGTTCGGACGGCTTCCTCGGGCGATCAGGGCGCGTCCACGGTCGAAGGCGGCCGCGGCGGCGAACTCAAACACGAGACCGAATCCGCGAACCATTTTTAACCGCCGTCGCCGTCATCGCCCCGTCAGCGCCGTTGTCGGTCGCGCCCCGACAGAACGCATGCTGGTTGGGTCACGGATCCGGTCTGTCTTCTGTGTGTAGTCAACTAGCATGGATGCGGCTCGGGGTGACGTCGCAATGCCGATCGTGTGAATAACTCTGGAACATCCTCATATTCGTTCTATAACTCTGCTAATTCATGACCGATGCGGCTATTCGTATCGGTTCGGTCTCCGAGCTGACCGTGCGCCCGACTGACGGTCCGGTTCCAGCTACAGGGCGTCTTCGAGCGCCGACGCGACGTCTCTTGCCTTCTCGGCCAACGGCTCCGGCGTGTCGCCGGCAGCGACCGACTCTCGGAGGACGTCGTCGTCGACCCGCTCGACGGCTCCGTCTGGATGTTTCACCACGTCCACGTGGAGGTCGACGTAGCGCGCGGCGTCGGGGAACACCTCGACCGGCGTACAGACGTTGACGTACGTCCCCCGAACCGTCCCGTCGCTGCCGCGATACGTCGTCGGGTACCACCACCGCCCCTCCTTCAGACTCGTCTCCGCGATGTCCCCGGCTTCGCGCGAGACGCCTAACCCGTCGTAGGTGCCGCCGCCGGTCATCTCGCGCTCTACGGTGACCGATCCGTCGGCGTCGACCTCCGTCACCGTCGCCTCGCCGAGTGTGACGACCCGCCCGTCGGGTTTGCCGTGGTCGATCCGGAGTGCGCCACCCTCGGTCGGGCCGAACGCGTCCGTCACGACTCCGAACGGGAATTCGGCGTCCGGCCCGGGCTCACAAAGCGCCTCCGCGAGGTCGACGCCCGCGGACGCGTCGGCGGACCCCGCCTTCACGCGGTGGTGACCCGGCATCGTCGCGGTCACCTCGCGCCGCGCGTCGTCGAGTGAGAACCGGGTTTCCCGCCCGAACCAGGCCCAAAACCCCGAATTCGACGTTGCTATCGGCTCGTCGCGGAGTCGACTCGGATCGGCGAGGACGCCGAGACCGCCGGCCGCGTCGACGGCCGAACCCACCTCTTCGGCCGCCTCGATGGCGACGCGGAGGCCGGCCTCCAACTCGTCCGTCCCGGCGTCGACCGCGGACGACTTCCACACGGCTCGCCAGCCCTCGGGCGGCTCCAGTCCGAGCAGGTCGACCATTCCCGCGAGTTCGCGCGCGGTTTCGTCGTTTCGGACGTCGACGCGGGTTCCAGACCCCGGTTCGAGCGAGACGAGGTCGCCGCCGAGGCGAAGCGCGCCGTCGAGGGTCGGACGCCGGTCCGTCCACGGCGCGGCGGGCTCACGCACCTGCACGCGAACCGGATCGCCGGTCTCGACGTGGTCGTCGACGGTACCGTACGGGAGGTACCCCTCCGTGGTTTTCGAGCCCTTGTCTCCGCCGCTTTCCGTCTCGTCCGTCCCGACTCGGAGCCGCACGACCGCGCCTCCGCCGAGCGTCTCCGTCACCTCGCCGTCGAGCACCGTCCCGGTCGGTGCCGGATCCGTCCACGCGAGCGTGTCGAGGCCGATTTCTCCGATGTGCTCGCGGAGGTCTGCTATCGCCTCCGGATCGCCGTGCGCCCCGACGCCCTGTCTGTCCGCGGTCGTCTCCACCCGCACATCGGGTGGTGCGGTCGGAAACTCCGCCTCGAACCGTCGGCGTATCGGCCCGGACGCATCGACGACCTCGTGTCCCGCATCCAACAGCAGGCGGGTAATGGCGGTCGTGTAAATCCCCCGAATGCGGACGTTCACGGTCACAACACCTCGCGGTCGCGGGCGAATCGGACGCGGTCGTGGAGCGTCTCGCCGAGCGACAGTTCGATCAGCACGGGTCGGTCGCTACGCCCCTCCTCTGCGTCTCCGCTCTCGTTCCGGAGCACACGGCCGCCCTCAACCGGGACGCCCCACCCGTCGAGCGAGAGGTATCCCCGGAGGTCGCTGCCGTGCGTGAACAGATCGACGGCGGCGGTCGGGTGGGTCTGGACCGGTTCGGTGCTATGTGTCAGCTCCATATCGGAGTAGTACGGACCGTCTCCGTCGAAGAACGTCCGAATCCGGTCGGCGTCCTCGGCGACCAGCTCGGCGACGCGGTCGGACGCCGCCGCGATCGCGTCGGTATCGAGCCCCACCTCTCGAAGCGCCTGCTGGGTCCGGCTGTCGAAGTGCATACGCCTCGTTTCACGCGCTCGCGTTTCAAGACTGTCGTCCGCCATCGGTTAAGTGCCTGTGGACGAAATCCGCTCGCATGTCCTCCCAGTCGGACCCGATCGAGTCGCGAGCCGACGACGACCGGGACCTCTACGACATCGCCACGTGGGACGAACGAACGTCCCTCGACGGGCTTTCGGTCGCGTTACACTGGCTCATCACCCGCTCGGCCAAGGCGTTCGTGGTCCTCGTCGCGCTTCTGGGACTCCTCACCGTACTCGGGTCGATCGGCCTCGGGCTCGTCTTCGATCCCGCGGTGGCGATGCTCGTCGGACTCTCCGCCGTTCCGGCGCTCGGATTCGCCGCGTACGTCTACGTCTCCGACGTCACGAGCGGTGAACCCCTCTCGCTCCTCGTCGCCACGTTCCTGTTGTCGATCTTGACCGCCACGTTCGCGGCGATCCTCAACAGCGTCGCACAGCCGTACTTCCGGCAGTTCGGCTTCCTCGGTATGGTCGCGTTCTTCTTCGTTATCGTCGGTCCGATAGAGGAGACGGTGAAACTGCTCGCGGTCCGGCTGTACGCGTACACCGACGCCCGCTTCGACGCGGTCATCGACGGGGCGGTGTACGGCGCGATCGCCGGCCTCGGCTTCGCCGTCATCGAGAACCTCGTCTACATCGCGCAGTCGGTCGACATCGGGGAACTCACGCTCGGGATCGCGGCGCTCGGCGCGGGCGACGGAATCGCCGCACTCCGCGCGCTGGCGGGGCCGGGCCACGTCATCTACTCGGCGTTCGCGGGGTACTACCTCGGGCTCGCGAAGTTTAACCCCGGCAACCGCGGACCGATCGTGGTAAAGGGGCT includes:
- a CDS encoding PrsW family intramembrane metalloprotease → MSSQSDPIESRADDDRDLYDIATWDERTSLDGLSVALHWLITRSAKAFVVLVALLGLLTVLGSIGLGLVFDPAVAMLVGLSAVPALGFAAYVYVSDVTSGEPLSLLVATFLLSILTATFAAILNSVAQPYFRQFGFLGMVAFFFVIVGPIEETVKLLAVRLYAYTDARFDAVIDGAVYGAIAGLGFAVIENLVYIAQSVDIGELTLGIAALGAGDGIAALRALAGPGHVIYSAFAGYYLGLAKFNPGNRGPIVVKGLILAAVIHALYNTLVGPVTTVLSAITGLPSVGSLLVFVLAFQGAFGYVLLRKVWRYRDAYLDTRDAADPEMEPELTEFES